Below is a window of Mucilaginibacter ginkgonis DNA.
GTTAAAACAAATGTTTATACGCTTGCAAATGTGCCTGCTTATATAGACGAATTATAAATAACAAACCTAAACCCTGCCCCGAAGAGATTACTGGTTTGTCATACCAAACCTACCTTTGATTCAGCTTTGCTGTAACGCCATCAATGACATTGTTCACAAATAACTTCAACGCAATTGCTGGTAAAATAACAGATGTATAATCCGCGTAACATATTAGCATTTAATTGATTTTATTTCTCAAAAAAATAACACTTTTGCGAAAAATACCGTTATCAGCAAATGCAAAGTTACCAGGAGTTTCTTGACCTAAGCGTAGGCTTTCCGCAGGATGGTTTTGAGATCATTGAAGATGAATTATTCTTTAACGATCTTAACCTGATGGAGATGATCGAAACTTACGGCACGCCCTTAAGATTTACCTACCTACCTATCATATCTAAGAAGATTCAGCAGGCGAAGTTGTTGTTTCAGCAAGCTATTATAAAGAACAACTACAGAGGAACTTATAAATATTGCTATTGTACAAAAAGCTCGCATTTTCGCCACATCGTTGAAGAAGCCTTAAAGAACGATATCCACCTGGAAACGTCTTCGGCTTTTGATATGCCGATGATAGACGCTCTGGAGAAAAAGGGCGCCGTGACTAAGGATATTACCGTGATCTGTAACGGCTTTAAAACCTTCCAGTACAAACAGTATATCATTGATATGCTGCACGATGGTTTTACCAACATCATCCCGGTGCTGGATAACAAGGAAGAGTTTAACATTTTTGACGATGAGATCGAGATGGATACACCTTGTAATTTAGGTATCCGTATCGCTTCTGAAGAGCAGCCCGATTCTCAATTCTATACTTCTCGTTTGGGCATCCGTTCAGAAGATATTATCGATTTCTATTACAACAAAATAGAGCAGAACCCCAACTTTAAATTGAAGCTGCTGCATTTCTTTATCAACTCCGGTATTTCTGATACGCCATATTATTGGAACGAACTTGAGAAATATGTAACACTGTATTGCAAGCTTAAAAAGATCAACCCAGATCTGGATACGCTGGATATTGGCGGCGGCATGCCTTTCAAAGATTCGCTAGTATTTGATTTTGATTACGAATATATGGTGAACGAGATCGTGAGCCGTATTAAAGAGATCTGTGCCGAAAATGATACCATGGAACCGGATATCATCACCGAGTTTGGTAAGTACACTGTAGCAGAAGCATCGGGCATACTTTATAAAGTACTTGGCCGTAAGCAGCAAAACGACCGTGAGCGCTGGTTGATGCTGGACGGTTCTTTTATTACCAACCTGCCTGATGTTTGGGCTCTGAATCAGAAATATGTTTTATTACCAATAAATAATTGGGATTCCGAATATGAACGCGTCAATCTTGGCGGTATCACCTGCGACGGACAAGATTACTATAACCAGGAAGCGCACATGAACAGCGTATTTATGCCAAAAACGCGGAAGGTACAATACCTGGGCTTCTTTAATACGGGCGCTTACCAGGAAGTATTAAGTGGTTATGGCGGTATTCATCATTGCCTGCTGCCTTCTCCTAAGCATGTGATCATACGCCGCAACCGCGACGAGACATTCAATTTTGAGGTATTTGGCGAAGAGCAGAACAGCAAGCAGGTACTAAAAATTCTGGGTTATACGACGTAAGTAGTTAGTGAGTTAGTGAGTGGTGAGCAGGTTTTTTCCGTGGGAGTAACCCATGTCATCCTGAGCCTGTCGAAGCATCAATAACTATATTTTGTAACAGGAAATAATTACAAAAGACACAAATAGTGTCTTTTTTCGTTTCAGGTTATATGTATATCGCCAAATCGCTTATTCTCTTTAGCTTATCATTTGTTTTAAGTGAGCCGCGGCAAGCTGAAGATAGACTCGTTCAAAAGGATTCAGTTTATACATATTATAAAGGTTCTGCGGACGGTGTCGGCAAGTTTTATATGGGCCGCGAGATAGCACAGGTAATGGGTTTCAGCGGCGCTGAGTGGCTGGAACGTGATACTCGCCAGCAGGAAGAAAACGTAAGGCTGGCCATACAAAACCTGCCGATCTCTGCTAAAAGTGTTATAGCTGATATCGGCGCCGGAACCGGGTATTATACTTTCAGGATTGCCCCTAAAATACCGCACGGAAAAGTTTATGCTGTGGAGTTGCAGAATGAGGCTATTAATTTCTTGACAAAAAAAGCCAAAGAAATAAATGCGTCTAACGTCGATGTGATCAAAGGTACAGCGATATCACCAAACCTACCCGACAACAGCACAGACCTGGCCATAATGGTTGATGTTTATCATGAACTGGCTTATCCTCACGAATATCTGCAGGCATTAAGACGTGCTCTAAAACCTAACGGTAAGATACTGCTGTTAGAGTATAGAGGCGAAGACCCAAATGTGCCGATCAAAACGCTTCATAAAACAACCGTCGCCCAGGTAAATAAAGAAATGGCAGCGAATAATTTCAAGCTGATAACCGATAAAGAGTTTCTGCCTATTCAGCATTTTTTGGTTTATCAGAAAAGATAGGTGACAGATAAGCAATTACGCATCAAACTTGTCCAGCAACTTTAACAGCGTATCAAAGTCTTTTGGATATGGCGCATGGATGGTTACATCCGTCTTCTCGTTTATTTTAAAAGTAACCTCAAAGGCATGCAGGGCAAACCGTTTCATTATCGGCTGCTCTTCCTGGTCCTTACCCAAAACGTATTTGCGTTTCAAACTCGACAGGAATACAGGTTTTCCTTTATACATGGCGTCCCCGGCGATAGACGCCTTTTGTGTAGCCAGGTGAATACGGATTTGGTGCATGCGGCCGGTAACCGGCCGGCATTCTACCAGCGTATAATGTTTATAATATTTAAGCGACTGGAACCATGTTTCGGCACGCTTTCCCTCCTGCCGGCTAATGCTTACACTACCTTTGCCCGTGTTTAAGATAGGCAAGTCTATTAATAGCTCGTCGAACACGTGTGTACCTTCAATCACCGCGTGATAAACCTTTTTAACCTTCCGGCGCTCAAATTGCATTGAGGCTAACCGGTAGGCCTCGGGGTTCTTAGCGATGATCAGCGCGCCCGATGTCTCTTTATCCAGCCGATGGCAGATTTGGGCATCATCACTGTAAGCCTTCGCTAAACGCAGCATGTTGATCTCGCTGCCGCCCGCTTCTCCCCGCTCGTCGAGCGTGCTGATGAACGGCGGTTTATTGACCACAATAAAGTTGTCGTCTTCAAATAAGATCAGGTCGGTAAACTTTGGAACTTTCATATGCTTCTGGCAAAAATACGTTTATTAACACGTTTGGCGTGTAAGCGTGCAGTAAAACAATCTAACCTACTTATTGTTAAGCAATTGTAAACCAATTAACCATTAACCTGATAAATCATGGCGAAGAGAAAGAGTGAAGAAAAAGGTTTCTTCGAAAAAATAGCTGATACCGTTTCGGAATTATGGGATGGTACTAAAGGAAAAACTGAGGACGCGATCGAAGTTGTAAAAGACGAAGCCGAGACAGTTAAAAAAGCAGTAACCAAAAAAGTAGCTGATACAAAGAAAGCAGCTACCGACAAAAAAACAAAAGCCGCTCCTAAAGTAGCTGCTGCTAAGAAAACAGTGGCCGACAAAGCGACATCTGTGAAGAAATCCGTAGCTGATAAAGCAAGCAGTGCTAAAAAGACAGCAACCAAAGCTGCTGATAACGCAGGCAAGAAAGCAAGTAACACTGCATCTAAAACAAAAACCACTGTCAAGAACGCCGCTGATAAGACAGCATACAAGGCGAAATCCACTGCAACAAAAGCAAAGACGGCTACAAAATCGGCAGTTAAGTATGCAGATAGCAAAGCGTCTTCTGCTAAAACGAATGCAGCTAAGTCAGTCTCAAAAACTGCTGGTAAAGTAAAAAGTGCGGTTGATAAAACGGCAAAAAAAAATAAGGCCTAACCCCATTCCTCTTCAAAGAAGAAAATGCGCTAAAACAACAAAGCCCCTGAATTATCAGGGGCTTTTTCTATTATTCTGCGTCGAATTTGTAACCTACGCCTTTTATAGTAGATATGTATTTCTCGCCTAACTTTTCGCGCAGTTTACGGATGTGCACATCAATGGTGCGGTTGGTCACTACCACAGAATCTTCCCAAATATTCTTAAGGATGTTTTCGCGGGTATAAACCTTGCCGGGTTTAGATGCCAGTAAATACAGTAACTCAAATTCCTTTTTAGCTAACACCACTTTTTCGCCATTCTGGAAAACCAGATAAGCTTCGCGATCTATCACCAGGTCGCTCACTTCCAACTTATTTTCGCTGATCTCATCGCTGGCCGAGTTACGGCGCAGGATGGCGTTAATACGGCTTACAAGGGCACGTGGCTTAATAGGCTTAGCAATGTAATCGTCGGCACCTACATTAAATCCGGCGATTTCAGAATATTCTTCACTACGTGCCGTCAGGAATACCATGAAGGTATTTTTAAACTCCGGCATAGTACGCATAATGCGGCAGGCCTCTATGCCATCCATAACAGGCATCATTATGTCCAGGATGATCAGATCGGGTAACGCTTTCTTAGCTTCTGCTACGGCAGCCTGACCGTTTTGTGCTGTAAAAACCTGATAACCTTCTTTTTTAAGGTTGTATTCAATAAGCTCTAAAATATCAGGCTCGTCATCAACAATTAAAATTTTGTGCTTCGGTAAAGTGCTCATTGGTCGATTTTTGTGTAAAAGTAAATCGTTTAAAGCACCTAACGGTTAAAAGTGTGTTAATTAATTATTAACCTTCATAATTTGTTAACAGCAATTTATGGCTTGTTGAACGTTTTCTTTAACATTTCTTCAAGGTCTGAACCGGTAATGTTTTTGGCGATTATATTACCGCTGGGATCTATAAAAAAATTAGAAGGGATAGCTTCAATCCTATATAGCGATTCCGTGGGACCTTCAAAACGCTTAAGATCAGACACATGCTGCCAGGTAAGTTTATCCGCGTTAACTGCTTTTTGCCAGTCGCCCTTATCGGTATCCAGCGATACGCCTAGAATGTTTAAACCTTTTGGATGGTAAATGGCGTATTGCTTTACCACATTTGGGTTTTCTGCACGGCAGGGGCCGCACCATGATGCCCAAAAATCTATCAAAACATATTTACCCTTAAAATCTGAAAGCTTCATAGGTTTGCCGCTGATATCATTAGCCGTAAAATCCGGCGCCTGATGTCCTATAGACAATGGTTTAGCAAGCATCATCTGACTCACAAATTTGCGTACCGACGGATTGCTTTTAAAGTCGTCTTTAATATCGTCGGCGTATTTTACCAGTTCGGTTTCATAACGCATTGGATCGATGGTAGTTACCGCGTAAAAACCAGCCAACGATTTTTTGTTATCATTCACAAACTTTAAAACAGCCGCTGTGTAATCTTTTACGTTTTGCTGAAAGACCGGCTGATATATTTTTAGCAAAGAATCAGAGTTGCCATGGGCAGCCTTCTCCTGGTATTCAGCAACGAGTTTGGTGTTCTTTTCACCGTAAACGTTGCTAATCTTGTTAAACTCCTGGATCTTGGCCGACTCGTCAGAACCTGATACCTTATACGTGTGAGATGAGTCGGCTAAGTTGGTCTCGAAATCAATTGCGTCGCCATTGGTGGCAATAAGATCGAAAATAGCTTCTCCGGTTCTAACCTTAAATAGATTTGGATACGCGGTTGAACGTTTGAAGGAAAATTTACCATCCGCGCCAACACCTGTCGAGTCAACAACAGTTACCTGCGAACTATCTGCCGCCAACAGGTAAACCTTGCCTGCATGGTTGTAATTATTAAGTGTACCATTAATAGTGAAAGATTTTTGATCTTTGCATGCTACAGCACATGTGATGATTGCCAGCAAACCGGCAACTTTAAATATGTTTTTCATTATGATTCTTCTAATGCTTTGATTAATAATTGGTTGGTTTTCTGAGGGTCTATTTTTCCTTTAGAGCGTTTCATTATATCGCCCATAAATAAACCCAAAACGCCCTTTTTACCCTTTTTATATTCTTTGACTTTGTCGGGATATTTATTGATCGCTTGTTGTATAAACTGTTCTAACTCGTTAACATTCTCACTGATTATCAAGTTCAATTCGGCAGCTATATTTTCCGCGTTTTTTGAAGGTTCAGAAAGGAGCGCGCTAAACAAAGTCCCTGACGCTAAGCTGTTATTGATCTTTCCGCTGTCTACTAACGCAATTAAATCTGCAATATGACGCGGCTTCAATGGTAATTCATTTAAAGATTCTTGCCGTTCATTTAGATACGATTTTACTGCACCCATCATCCAGTTGGCGGCCGACTTATAATTACTTGTGAGCGAGATCAACTCTTCAAAAAAAAACGCCAGGTCTTTATCTGCAGTAATCACGCCCGCATCATAAGCGGACAGGTTCAATTCCGTAATATATTTATCATATAGCGCGGCAGGCAATGGCGGCATCGCAGACCTGATGCTATCAACATATGATTCAGTTAGGACTATCGGCAGCAAATCGGGCTCCGGGAAATACCGGTAATCGTTAGCCATTTCTTTTGTCCGAAGGACTGAAGTTTCGCCCGTATCAGCGTTAAAGTTGAGTGTGGTCTGGTCAATACTTCCGCCGGCTTCAATAACGCTTATCTGACGTTTAAACTCGTGCCCGATGGCGCGCTGCAGGTTACGGATGGAATTGAGGTTTTTTACTTCGCAACGGTTGCCCAACGTAGTGGTCCCTTTCTTACGGATAGAAATGTTGGCGTCGCAACGCAGGCTGCCTTCTTCCATATTACCGTCAGAAATATCAAGGTAACGCACAATTTTGCGGATTTCTGCCAGGAAGAGCGCTGCTTCATCGGCACTGCGCATATCCGGTTCAGAAACTATTTCTAATAGCGGCACCCCTGCCCTGTTCAAATCTATCAGCGAATATTCGTCGTGCTGATTATGGATGCTTTTACCCGCGTCATCTTCCATGTGGATGTGATGAAGCGCAATTGTCTTCATTGTACCATCAGCGAGCCGAACCTGAATCTCGCCGCCGATACAAATGGGCTGCTGATCCTGGGTGATCTGATAACCTTTGGGCAGATCGGCGTAGAAATAATTTTTACGGGCAAAGGTATTATTTGGGTTGATCTGTGAATTACATGCTAAACCCATTTTTACCGCATATGCAACCATAATTTTGTTGATAAACGGCAGTGTACCGGGATGACCCAGAGACACCATGCTAACGTGCGTATTTGGCAGACCGCCGAAGCCGGCATCGTCTGCACAGAAGGCCTTGCTTTGAGTGGACAGTTGCACATGCACCTCGAGACCGATAACCACCTCATATTGCTCACTAACGCTGTCCAATAAATCCGTCATACTAATATACTGATAGCCGCAAGTGTATTAAGCGCCTATCACAAATCCACTGCAATATAGGTTTTATAGCCCGGAAATGTAAAAAGGATACGCTATTAAATGGCTAACGCGCTAGCCATCAGTGATTTGTTGATGACTAGCGCGTTTATAATTGGCTGTGATAAATGTAGAGGTTAATTTGAGAAATGCAAGAAGGAAGTTTTTTAAATAAACCTCCATTACGACGAAACTTATGACCCGGTGTTTCCAATAAGACTGTCTATAGATCAGAGATTGCTTCGTCGTTTTACTTCTCGCAATGACGCGTTAAAGTGAATCTTGTAAGTTATTTCACAAACTCTATCGCTTTAGCTAACGCCTTATGCAAACCGCTTAGGTCTTTACCGCCTGCAGTGGCGAAGAATGGCTGACCACCGCCCCCGCCTTGTATTTCTTTAGCCAGTTCGCGTACAATGTTACCTGCGTTAAAGCTTTTCTCTTTCACCAGGTTTTCGGCTATCATCACGGTAATATTCGGTTTGCCGTCAAAATCGGCAGTCAGCACTAAAAATAAGTTCGGCACGATATCCTTTAACTGATACGCCAGCGTTTTAACCGCGTCGGCATTCGGAAGTGCCACTTTTTCTGCGATGAAATTGATACCATTAATATCTTTAGCTTTCGCAGCAAGCTCGGTCTTTAAACCCGATGCTTTCTCCGCTACCGACTTCTCAATTTCCTTTTTTAACCGGTTATTCTCTTCAATAAGAGACTCAACGCTTTTAGAAATGTCCTTCGGGTTTTTAAGCAACTCCTTTAAATGCTGAACAACCGAATTTTGGTCATTGATGAAATGCTCTGCAGCAACACCGGTTATCGCCTCTATCCGGCGCACACCTGCAGCGACCGCGCTTTCTGCTATTATTTTGAAATAGCCTATCTGCCCGGTAGCCTTTACGTGCGTACCGCCGCAAAGTTCTTTAGAGAAGGTTTCGTCGAAAGTAATCACACGCACATAGTCGCCATATTTCTCACCAAATAAAGCAGTGACTCCGCCACTGATAGCCTGCTGATAAGGCACGTTACGCTCTTCTTTTAAGAAGATGTTCTCGCGTATCTTTCCATTGACTATCGCCTCGATTTTAGTCAATTCTTCATCCGTTACCTTGCTGAAATGCGAAAAGTCGAAGCGCAAATAATCTGCATTCACTAACGAGCCTTTTTGGTTTACATGTGTACCCAAAACCTGTTTCATGGCAGCATGCAGCAAGTGCGTAGCGCTGTGGTTGCTGTTGGTATTGCGGCGACGTTCCATATCAACGATGGCAGTTAAAGCGTCGCCAACCGATTGCGGGATGGTATCTGTAAAGTGTACGATCAGTCCGTTCTCTTTCTTAGTGTCCGTTACCGGGATGATCTCGCCATCTGGGAAAACCAGTTCGCCGGTATCCCCCACCTGACCACCGCTTTCGGCATAGAAAGGCGTTTTATCCAATACGATCTGGAACTGTTCTTTTCCTTTAGCTTTTACCTTGCGGTATTTAACTATATGGGCAACGCTTTCGGTCTCATCGTAACCGGTAAACTCAACATTGTCATCGTCTTTTAAAACGACCCAGTCGCCGGTATCTATTGCTGTAGCCGCGCGTGAGCGGTCTTTCTGTTTTTGTAATTCGGCCTCATAACCGGGGATGTCAATAGTCCAACCTTTTTCGCGGGCCATCAATTCAGTTAAATCAATCGGGAAGCCGAAAGTGTCAGACAAATCAAAAGCAAAAGAGCCAGGAATTATTCGTTCTGCTTTACCAGAAGAAAATGACTTTCCATTTATTTGTAAATATGGTGATTGCCCTTTAGGAATTACATCCTCACCTGTTTTTACAAAGGATTCAAATAATGTTGTACCAAAACCAAGGGTTCTCAAAAAAGATACTTCTTCTTCTCTAACAACACGTTGAACAAAATCTTTTTGTTGATAAAGATTATCAAAGACGTTTTTAAATTGATCTGCTAAAATTGGTACTAACTCATTCAGAAAGGGATCAATAAAACCTAAGTATTGGTACTGGTATCTTACCGCGCGGCGCAATATCCGGCGGATAACATAACCTGCTTTGTTATTCGATGGCAGTTGACCGTCCGCGATAGCGAAACTAATGGCACGGATATGGTCGGCCATAACGCGCATGGCTACGGCGTTATTCCAGTCAGAAGAGGCCTCACCCTGGCCCTCTCCAAAGGAGAGGGAAGCATTGTAGGTTTTGCCACTTTTTTCAGAAATGAATTGTATCAGCGGCTGAAATACATCCGTATCATAATTAGAGGTTTTGCCTTGCAGTACGCGCACTAATCGCTCAAAACCCATGCCTGTATCCACGTGTTTGGCAGGCAATGGCTGCAGGCTGCCGTCTTTTAAACGGTTAAATTGCATGAAAACGTTATTCCATATCTCTATAACCAGTGGGTTGTCGTCGTTTACGAGCGTAGCGCCGTTTATCTTAGCACGTTCTTCATCCGAACGACTGTCATAGTGTATTTCAGAGCAAGGTCCGCAGGGGCCGGTCTCGCCCATCTCCCAAAAGTTATCTTTTTTATTGCCAGGCAAAATGCGGTCTTCACCCACATATTGTTTCCAATAATCGTAAGCTTCCTGGTCTTTTGCCAGCCCTTCTTTTTCGTCGCCCTCAAAATAGGTGACGTATAACCGCTCAGGATCAATTTTGTAAACTTCGGTAAGCAGTTCCCAGCTCCATGCAATTGCATCCTTTTTAAAATAATCGCCAAAGCTCCAGTTGCCCAGCATCTCGAACATGGTGTGGTGATAGGTATCTATGCCCACCTCTTCCAGATCGTTGTGCTTGCCTGATACGCGCAGGCAGCGTTGCGTATCAGCCACGCGCGGCGCGGCAGGCTGTGCCTCTCCCAAAAATATATTTTTAAACTGATTCATTCCCGCGTTGGTAAACATCAGGGTTGGGTCGTTCTTAACTACAATGGGTGCAGAAGGCACAATTACGTGACCTTTAGAAGCAAAAAAATCCAGGAAAGCTTTGCGTATTTCAGAGGCTGTCATAAGCGGCAAAGGTAATTATTTTGGCTGAAGATAGCCCCACCCAACCCTCGCCCGTAAGGGAGGTCTTTAAAGCACTTACCCGTTGATGATATTATTCTGCTGCTTGCGGATGGCGCCATAGTGGAGCATCATGCAAATAAATTCTAAACCTGCGAACGCTTTATGGGTTAACAAATGAAGATGAAGAATATTTTATTTTTTGGCGACAGCCTTACGGCCGGTTATGGTTTAGGTAATGTGGATAACGAATCCTTTCCCGGCCTTGTACAGCAAAAGATCAATGCAGAAGGACTTGATTATAAAGTGATCAACGCCGGGTTAAGCGGTGATACTTCGGGCGGTGGGTTAGCTAGGCTCGACTACTGGCTGAGCCAGCCGATAGACGTTTTTATTTTAGAACTCGGCGTAAATGACATTATGCGCGGTATTTCGCCAGAAGTCACGGCAACAAACCTGCAGAACATCATCCACAAAGTGAAACGCAAATACCCACAGGTAAAATTAGGGCTGATGGGTATGCAAATACCGGCATTTATTCCGGGGGCTTTTGCCGCACAATTCAGAGCCATTTATAAGCCCCTGGCCGATGCAAATGATATGGCATTCGTGCCATTCTTTTTGGAAGGCGTTGCCGGAAAAGCGTATTTAAACCTGCGCGATGGAGTGCATCCGTCTGCTGCGGGATACAAAATAATTGCAGACAACGTTTGGCCGGTAATAAGAACTTTACTTTGAGGGCGTTATCATAATGACGAAGTCAACTTTCCTTGAGAACGCTAATTTCTTTTTGCTTTTTTCATAAGAAGCATTGCTTGATTTACTTGTGGCGATTTATGCTGTTGTCGCAGCACTAGTAAGCTTTTTATGGTAAGTAGTTAACTAACGTGTCCGCATTAAAGTTTACTCCAATTTTTAATCCGGCTATTAATTTACTTTTGCTGCATGAGTTTAAACCCATCGTTGCTTAAACCTAAGCATCATTTCGAGGTGTTGGACGGACTGCGTGGCGTGGCTGCCATCGGCGTGGTCACCTTCCATTTTATGGAAATGATCATCACAGACTACAGCAAAAATTTTATCGGTCACGGTTTTCTGGCGGTCGATTTCTTTTTCTGCCTGTCTGGTTTCGTTATCGCCTACGCTTACGACGACCGGATCGGCAAAATGGGCTTTAGGCAATTCGCGGTCTCGAGGCTTATCCGTCTGCATCCGCTTGTGATAATGGGATCTGTATTAGGCTTGCTTGCGTTTTTATTCGATCCGTTTAGTTCTGCGGCAGCTTCTTATAACTTGCCGCACATTGCGCTCATCTTTATATGCTCGTTACTGATGATCCCTTATGGAGCAATAACCGAACGCAGTTTTAACAACTTTGGCCTTAATGCACCCGCGTGGTCATTATTTTGGGAATACGTTGCAAACGTGGTATACGCCTTAATATTAGTCCGGTTCAGACGTCCAATTCTTGTAGTTCTTTTAATCGTATCAGCAGCGTGGTTAAGTTATGTTGCATGGCATGCGCAGTCTTTAGCAGGGGGCTGGAGCAAAGACAACTTTTGGGATGGCGGCGCACGTGTGTCTTATTCTTTTATTGCCGGCATGCTTATCTATCGGTATAGATTAAAGATCAGCAACCGGCTTGGATTTATTGGGTTAGCGATCTTATTGATCGCAGCATTGGTAATGCCTTATTTTCCGCTGAACTGGCTGGCAGAGTTGCTTGTGGTGCTGCTGTGGTTTCCCTTGCTGTTAATGCTTGGTGTGGGCACTAATATATCCGACAAAACCAAAAAGCTCTGCACGTTATCCGGCAATATTTCCTACCCCCTTTATATGACGCATTATTTTGTGTTATGGATTTTTTTAAATTACACAACTGCCCATAAGCCGTCTACAAATCAGTTAATCATCATAATAATCAGCGGCATTTTAGGCCTGTTGGCATTTGGCTACTTCGTAATGAAATTTTATGATGAACCGCTTCGAATGTGGTTGAACAATAAAAGGAAGCGTATTATTTCTTAAATAATGGTGACCCCGCTGAGGCTCGAACTCAGGACCCACAGATTAAGAGTCTGTTGCTCTACCAACTGAGCTACGGAGTCTGGTGTGA
It encodes the following:
- a CDS encoding arginine decarboxylase, which produces MQSYQEFLDLSVGFPQDGFEIIEDELFFNDLNLMEMIETYGTPLRFTYLPIISKKIQQAKLLFQQAIIKNNYRGTYKYCYCTKSSHFRHIVEEALKNDIHLETSSAFDMPMIDALEKKGAVTKDITVICNGFKTFQYKQYIIDMLHDGFTNIIPVLDNKEEFNIFDDEIEMDTPCNLGIRIASEEQPDSQFYTSRLGIRSEDIIDFYYNKIEQNPNFKLKLLHFFINSGISDTPYYWNELEKYVTLYCKLKKINPDLDTLDIGGGMPFKDSLVFDFDYEYMVNEIVSRIKEICAENDTMEPDIITEFGKYTVAEASGILYKVLGRKQQNDRERWLMLDGSFITNLPDVWALNQKYVLLPINNWDSEYERVNLGGITCDGQDYYNQEAHMNSVFMPKTRKVQYLGFFNTGAYQEVLSGYGGIHHCLLPSPKHVIIRRNRDETFNFEVFGEEQNSKQVLKILGYTT
- a CDS encoding class I SAM-dependent methyltransferase, which codes for MSFFVSGYMYIAKSLILFSLSFVLSEPRQAEDRLVQKDSVYTYYKGSADGVGKFYMGREIAQVMGFSGAEWLERDTRQQEENVRLAIQNLPISAKSVIADIGAGTGYYTFRIAPKIPHGKVYAVELQNEAINFLTKKAKEINASNVDVIKGTAISPNLPDNSTDLAIMVDVYHELAYPHEYLQALRRALKPNGKILLLEYRGEDPNVPIKTLHKTTVAQVNKEMAANNFKLITDKEFLPIQHFLVYQKR
- a CDS encoding RluA family pseudouridine synthase gives rise to the protein MKVPKFTDLILFEDDNFIVVNKPPFISTLDERGEAGGSEINMLRLAKAYSDDAQICHRLDKETSGALIIAKNPEAYRLASMQFERRKVKKVYHAVIEGTHVFDELLIDLPILNTGKGSVSISRQEGKRAETWFQSLKYYKHYTLVECRPVTGRMHQIRIHLATQKASIAGDAMYKGKPVFLSSLKRKYVLGKDQEEQPIMKRFALHAFEVTFKINEKTDVTIHAPYPKDFDTLLKLLDKFDA
- a CDS encoding response regulator transcription factor; translation: MSTLPKHKILIVDDEPDILELIEYNLKKEGYQVFTAQNGQAAVAEAKKALPDLIILDIMMPVMDGIEACRIMRTMPEFKNTFMVFLTARSEEYSEIAGFNVGADDYIAKPIKPRALVSRINAILRRNSASDEISENKLEVSDLVIDREAYLVFQNGEKVVLAKKEFELLYLLASKPGKVYTRENILKNIWEDSVVVTNRTIDVHIRKLREKLGEKYISTIKGVGYKFDAE
- a CDS encoding TlpA disulfide reductase family protein, with the translated sequence MKNIFKVAGLLAIITCAVACKDQKSFTINGTLNNYNHAGKVYLLAADSSQVTVVDSTGVGADGKFSFKRSTAYPNLFKVRTGEAIFDLIATNGDAIDFETNLADSSHTYKVSGSDESAKIQEFNKISNVYGEKNTKLVAEYQEKAAHGNSDSLLKIYQPVFQQNVKDYTAAVLKFVNDNKKSLAGFYAVTTIDPMRYETELVKYADDIKDDFKSNPSVRKFVSQMMLAKPLSIGHQAPDFTANDISGKPMKLSDFKGKYVLIDFWASWCGPCRAENPNVVKQYAIYHPKGLNILGVSLDTDKGDWQKAVNADKLTWQHVSDLKRFEGPTESLYRIEAIPSNFFIDPSGNIIAKNITGSDLEEMLKKTFNKP
- the gatB gene encoding Asp-tRNA(Asn)/Glu-tRNA(Gln) amidotransferase subunit GatB, translated to MTDLLDSVSEQYEVVIGLEVHVQLSTQSKAFCADDAGFGGLPNTHVSMVSLGHPGTLPFINKIMVAYAVKMGLACNSQINPNNTFARKNYFYADLPKGYQITQDQQPICIGGEIQVRLADGTMKTIALHHIHMEDDAGKSIHNQHDEYSLIDLNRAGVPLLEIVSEPDMRSADEAALFLAEIRKIVRYLDISDGNMEEGSLRCDANISIRKKGTTTLGNRCEVKNLNSIRNLQRAIGHEFKRQISVIEAGGSIDQTTLNFNADTGETSVLRTKEMANDYRYFPEPDLLPIVLTESYVDSIRSAMPPLPAALYDKYITELNLSAYDAGVITADKDLAFFFEELISLTSNYKSAANWMMGAVKSYLNERQESLNELPLKPRHIADLIALVDSGKINNSLASGTLFSALLSEPSKNAENIAAELNLIISENVNELEQFIQQAINKYPDKVKEYKKGKKGVLGLFMGDIMKRSKGKIDPQKTNQLLIKALEES
- the alaS gene encoding alanine--tRNA ligase, with amino-acid sequence MTASEIRKAFLDFFASKGHVIVPSAPIVVKNDPTLMFTNAGMNQFKNIFLGEAQPAAPRVADTQRCLRVSGKHNDLEEVGIDTYHHTMFEMLGNWSFGDYFKKDAIAWSWELLTEVYKIDPERLYVTYFEGDEKEGLAKDQEAYDYWKQYVGEDRILPGNKKDNFWEMGETGPCGPCSEIHYDSRSDEERAKINGATLVNDDNPLVIEIWNNVFMQFNRLKDGSLQPLPAKHVDTGMGFERLVRVLQGKTSNYDTDVFQPLIQFISEKSGKTYNASLSFGEGQGEASSDWNNAVAMRVMADHIRAISFAIADGQLPSNNKAGYVIRRILRRAVRYQYQYLGFIDPFLNELVPILADQFKNVFDNLYQQKDFVQRVVREEEVSFLRTLGFGTTLFESFVKTGEDVIPKGQSPYLQINGKSFSSGKAERIIPGSFAFDLSDTFGFPIDLTELMAREKGWTIDIPGYEAELQKQKDRSRAATAIDTGDWVVLKDDDNVEFTGYDETESVAHIVKYRKVKAKGKEQFQIVLDKTPFYAESGGQVGDTGELVFPDGEIIPVTDTKKENGLIVHFTDTIPQSVGDALTAIVDMERRRNTNSNHSATHLLHAAMKQVLGTHVNQKGSLVNADYLRFDFSHFSKVTDEELTKIEAIVNGKIRENIFLKEERNVPYQQAISGGVTALFGEKYGDYVRVITFDETFSKELCGGTHVKATGQIGYFKIIAESAVAAGVRRIEAITGVAAEHFINDQNSVVQHLKELLKNPKDISKSVESLIEENNRLKKEIEKSVAEKASGLKTELAAKAKDINGINFIAEKVALPNADAVKTLAYQLKDIVPNLFLVLTADFDGKPNITVMIAENLVKEKSFNAGNIVRELAKEIQGGGGGQPFFATAGGKDLSGLHKALAKAIEFVK